In the genome of Bacteroidota bacterium, the window CCTCCTGCGACGCAGCACCGTCCACTGGAGCACGAAGGCTCGCTTGCGAACGACTTAGCCGCATAGTAGGGTGCCCTAGCGCACATCTCCTAACCTGTCCAGCGCCGTACGCCTTGCCCCAGAAACGATGGTGCACGTAGATAGGAAGGCTCGCGCACGTGCACGGGCGCAGGCACACGGGCCCTCAGCCGCTCTCTCTACCCTACTCTGTCACCTCCGCCACCTCGAACAGGACGTCCGCCAACGCCTGCGCTTCGTCGGCGCGCTCCTGGATGCGGCGGCACATCCGCAGCGCGGTCGGATAGGACACGCCGATCTCTTGCGCGACCTGCCTGGCTGAAGGCGGCTCCGACAGCCGGGCAAAGAGATAGAGGACGTAGAACCAGTCGGTGAGCGCGATTCTTGAGCGCTCGAACATCGTCGCAGTGGTGGGGCGGACCTGGGTGCCACACGTCTGGCACGAATAGCACCGCCGCGTGGCGATGAGATGGTGGCGCGTCGGGGCGCCGCACTTCTTGCAAGGGATGCGGTCTTCGTAGACTTCGGAGGGCCACCGCGCCTCCCTCAGAGCGTCGAGGCAGGCGTCGTTGGTGCCGTAGCGGGCGAAGAACTGAGCAAGGGGGAGCAGGGCCATGCGGCGCCTCCTTCGATGGGGGGTGAATGGGTGAGACGGGGCGCGGCGTCTCCCCGTGTGGCCCTACACGCTGCTGTTGGGCGCAGGCACAGCCGTGAGCGCCGACTACGTGCGGGATCGTTTCTAAAAAGCACCTGCTACATCCTGGAGCACGGTCCAGCCTGAGCGCATGCACGTCGTGGTTCCGTCCCTGCCTCAACGGGCGCCAAGCGCGCTGCCCATACGGGGAAAGACCTTCAGGACCCCAAGCCTGTGCGTCACCGCACACCGAGCGCGCGCTAGCCCCTCTCAACCTCAGCGTTTCCCCGATGCGCCTCGTCTTTGTCTACAACGCCGACCGCGGCCTCTTCAACGCCGCCACCGACTCCGTCCACAAGCTCCTCTCGCCGGGCACCTACGAGTGCCGCCTCTGCCAGGTCACCTACGGCGCATTCGCCATGCGCCGCGCCTGGCGCGACTACCTCGACGGCCTCGGCCTTCCCCTCGTCTTCCTGCACCGCGACGAGTTTCTGGGCACCTACCCTGCCCTCACCGAACTCCCGCTGCCCGTCATCCTCACCGACGGCGGCCCCGCCGACGCTGTCCCACTCGTGTTGCTCGGCGCGGCGACCATCGATGCGTGCACCAATCTCGACGCTCTCATCGCCGCGACAAACGAAGCCCTGCAGCGGCGGCCATGAAGGCTACCGCCCCATGACGGATGCCGCCCCATGACAGATGCCGCCCCATGACAGATGCCGCCCCATGCGGGCTACCTCGGCACGACCGTGAAGCGCTGCGCGTCCTGGAAGTGTTCGCCGGTCACGCGCAGCACATAGGCTCCCGCACCCAGCCCGTCGCCGACCACGAAGCGCCTCGGCAACCCTGCCTCCAGCGCCCCTGCGAAGACATCGGCGACGTGACGACCGGACAGGTCGTAGATCCGTGCCTGCACCGACTGCGCCTCCGCGGCCGTCAGGACGAACTGCGCCCGCCCAGGGGTTGGATTTGGATAGGGGGCACTCAGCGTGTGCGTTCCGGCAATCCCGGTCTGTGCCACCGCCGTGGGACCGTAGGCGCTGCGCCCGTCGTTCTCGACCCGACGCAGGCGAAGCTGGACGGTGCCATCGCCCAGCGGCCCGGTGTGGAAGCGAAGCTCCTGGCCATTGGTCGCCGCGACGGTGCCGAGCAGGTCGAACGCGCCAGTGGTGCCGAAAAGGCGATGGACCTCGTAGGTGGCGTTGGGGCCGGTGTGGGTCCAGGTGAGCAGCGCCCCGTCGCCATCGCGCAGCACTGTGGGCCTTGCAACCGCGGCCACGATCGCTGCGCTGCCCAGCAGTCCCGCCCCCGGTGCAGGCAATACGTTCTCGAAGTAGCGCACCCCATCTAGGCTCGTGCCGAGCGCAAGATCGAGGTCGTTGTCGCCGTCGAGGTCCATGAGGAACGGTCGGGGGCGGTTGTCCTCGATGTCGGCGAAGGGGTTGCGGGCGTCGGGGACCTGGCGGAAGCGCGGTGCGGTCGACGTGCCAACGTTGCGGTAGACGTTGAGGAAGCCTCGGACGTTGTCGACGCTGTCGTCCCTATCGATGGCCGCCACGAGGTCGAGGTCGCCGTCGCTGTCGCCGTCACCCAGCGTCAGGCCGCTGCCTCGTATGCCGTCGAAGGGGTTGGTCGCCCCCGTGCGCTGCGCGAACGCCGGGACCGTGGCCGAGCCGGTGTTCTCGTAGTAGCTCAGGAAGCCATCGCCGCCGTAGCCCTCGTAGTTCGCACTCGCGCCCGCGAGATCGAGGTCGCCATCGTCGTCGAGGTCCACGAACGCTATTTGCGAGAGCGGCACGGTGACGTTGAGGAGGGGGTTCGCGGTTCCTGTGCGCTCGCGGGGCACGGGGCGCTCGGGCGTCCCGGTGTTCTCGAAGTAACGCAGCGAGCCGTCCTGATTGGAGAGGATGCCGTCGAGGTCGCCGTCGCCGTCGAGGTCGCCGAGGGCCACGGGGCTGCTTGCGTCCGAGAACCCCGTCCCCGAGCCGATGATCGTGGTGTCGGCTACGGCCCGGAACGCCGGGGCTTCGGGCGTGCCCGTGTTCTCGTACGCCACGATCGGCCCATACTTGAAGCTGATGATCACGTTGAGGTCGCCGTCACCGTCGAAGTCGGCCAGGACCGGCGTGGTGGTCTCAGCGAAGGGACCAAGCTCGAACGGGGACGGGACCTGCTCGACGAAGGGAATTTGCGCCTCGGCGGCGGGCGTACCTACGAGGCCGAGCACAGCGGTTCCCAGGGCGAGGGCACCCGCTTGCTTTGGCGAAGATTGCTTTGGCGAAGGACCCGGCTTCGGCGTGCGGCTGTGACGGTTTTCCATGGTTCAGTAACGCTAGGCGGCAGAAACAACGCCTCCACGTTACGGGAAGAACCTCAGCACCTCGGATAAGGCTCGCTCGTCATCCGCCGAGGGGGAATCACTGCAAGCCCTGTAGGAGCAGCAACTCCCACACACTCAGGACAAGCCACTTCCAGAGGACCACCCCTACAGCGCTGGCTTAGCCACCGTCGCGTCGAGCCAATCGGCGAAGGCGACGGTGACCGCGGGGTTGAACGACGCGACCTGGTACGGATTCTCGCCGCGCTTCATCAGGGCGGTGTACTCCTCCATCGTGCCCACCTTGAGCATCGGGTGGTTGGTCTCGGGGATGACCTGGAAGACGGCCGTGTCAGGACGGTAGTGGTTCACGATGCGGACGAGCGTGCGCTGGTCCTCGTCGTGCAGCGCGGCGATGTCGACCTCGCCGTAGAGCGAGAGTACGTAGGCGTCGGTGCTGGCCCAGGCAGCGGTCGCGTCATGCTGGGCGAGTTCCTGCCAGAACGTGAAGTCGCGTCCGATCATGTCGCGGTCGCCGTTCCAGCCGAGGCCGTCGGTGAGGGCGGCGCGCGCGGTCTCGGAGGTGGCGAGGGCGGTGGGCGGCGTCTGGTCGTCGAAAAAGGCGTTGATGGTGGGTCGCCAGGCCCGAACGTTGGCTGATGCTTGCACAGGGTCGCCCTGTCCTTGGAGGAGACCCTGCGTGCGCGTGAGGTCGAGGATGTAGTCCCGCCAGGGCCGCATGCCGGTGCCGTAGACCGCGACGCCCTTCGGGCTGAAGCGGTCCATCGCGGCCAGCATCGGCGCCTGCAGGCCACCCATGGAGTGGCCGAGCAGGAAGACATTGTCGAGGTCCACCCAGTCGTAGGCGAGCAGGTGGTCGTAGGCCGCGGCGAAGGCGTCGAGTTCTTCGTCATAGCCGATGGCGCCGCACTTCGAGGTGCCCGCGCTGTCACCAACGCCCGGCTTCTCGACGCGGAAGACGGCATACCCCCGGTCCACGAGGCCGTCGATGAGCTGCGCGTAAGGGTGCTGGGGCGAGCCGAAGTCAATACTGGAGCACGGATAGCCTTGGACGAAGTAGACCGTCGGGAACGGCCCGTTTTGGGGTTGCCCGTCAGGACCAAACGGCTTCTTGGCGATGGCGCGGAGCGCGCCGTCCTGGAAGGGCACCGCGTCGTAGACCACCTCAGCGGCGCCGTCCGTCTCGAACGGCTTCGGCACGGCGGTGGCCGTGAGCGTCTGCGGCGTCCCGCCGCGAATTACCTCGACCGCCACCATGTCGCCCTCGCGGACGGTGCCGACCATCGCCACGAGCGCCTGCGGACTCGGCACTGGCTCACCGTTCATCGTGAGCAACACGTCGCCCGCTTCGAGGCCGAGCGCGGCCCCGGTCAGCCCGTCCATGACCTGCTGGATCAGCACGCCCGTGGGCGCGTCGAGGCCGAGTTCGTCGGCCATGTCCTGCGTGACCGGCGCGGGCCACACGCCGAACTGCGCCTGCCGCTTGAGCATGGGCTGCGCCTCAACGGGCACCGTACACACGGCAGCGAGGAGCGCAAGAAGAACGAGAGCGAAGACGTGGCGCATCGGAGAAGGAAGCAGGGTTTGTGCAACGAGACGCCTACGCTACGGCGGCCCCCACGCGCCGACTTTGCCCAGACTGCTCGGTTGTCCCCCTGCGTTCGTGGTTGTTCGAGGCAGGAACCGCGTCCCGCTGGAACGCTGAGAAACTGTGCCGAGACCGCTCCCCCCGTCCTGCGTCGTCTCCGCACTCACGTGCTCCGCTCCTCGGACTGTCCCCCTCATGGTGAGGGGGACAGTTTCGCGACCCTTCAGGGGGAGCGAAACGGGGGGAGCCGAGACCAAACGCTACGGCACCCGCAGCAACCTCGTCGTACCGAGCACCACGCTCAGCAGGAGCAGGAACAGCGCGGGGCGGAGAAAGAGCGGGTAGCGTTCGTCCACGTCCACGTAGACACGTTCCTGAATTTCGGTGCGTTCGAGCTCGGAGATCTCGGCATAGATCTGGCGTAGCGCCTCGGCATCGCGCGCGCGGAAGTAGCGCCCGCCCGTCTTCTCGGCGACGGCGCGCAGCGTCTCCTCGTCCACCTGGAGCGCCGGGACGCGCCGGGTGCCGCCAAAGGGCGTCTGCTGGCGCACCACCCCACCCGTCTCCGAACCCACGCCGATGGCGTAGATCTTCACGCCGAGCGCCTCCGCCACCTCCGCCGCCGTGCCCGGGTCGATCTCGCCGCGGTTGTTCTGGCCGTCGGTGAGCAGCACCATCACCTTGCTCGGCGTGTCGGCGTCGCGCAGGCGCGCCGTGCCCGTGGCGATGGCGGTCCCGATGGCCGTCCCGTCCTCGATGACGCCCATGCGCACCTCGGCGAGCATCTGCTTGAGGAAGCCATAGTCGAGCGTGAGCGGGGCCTGTGTGTAGGCCTGCGCCGCGAAGACGACGAGCCCGATGCGGTCGGAGAGCCGCCCGTCGATGAACTCGGCGGCGACGGCCTTCGCGGCCTGGAAGCGGTTGGGGTAGAAATCGTCCGCCTTCATCGACGTGGACACGTCGAGCACGAGCACGATGTCGATGCCCTCGGCGTACTGCTCGCGTGTGACGTCGCGCTCCTGGGGCCGCGCCAGCGCCACGATGCCGAGCGCGAGCGCCCCGAGCAGCAGCGCCCCCGGCAGCCACGCGAGCCGCGCCCAGAGCGTCGGCGGCACACCTTCCGCCGCCGCCGTCTCGGAGAACAGCAGCCCAGCTGCCGTACGCCGTCGCCCCAGCCACGCGAGCACCGGCACCGCAAGGAGCAGCAGAAGCAGCCAGGGATAGGCGAAGGTCATTTATTGATCTATGATTTTGGATGTACGACATGCGATCAGGTCGGCCCCCATCGCACATTGTCAATCGGACATCGCGCGCACGGCGCGCAGCAGCGCAGGCAAGACTTCGCCGGACTTGCCGATCACGGTCTCGTCGAGCGCGTGCGCGATCTCGCTTGGCTGGATGTTGATCTCGGCGACGTAGGCGCCGTTCCGCTTCGCCTCGACAGGCAGGCCCGCCGCCGGGTAGACCGCGCCGCTCGTGCCGATGGAGAGGTAGACGTCGGCCAGCATCGCCGCACGGGCCGCGTCGGCGAAGGCTTGCTCGGGCAGCATCTCGCCGAACCAGACTACGTCGGGGCGCAGCAGCCCGCCACAGGCCGTACACCGCGCCGTCTGCCCCTCCTCGATCACCACGAGGTCGTGCTCGCTCGCAGGCGTCTCGCAGTCGATGCAGTAAATCCGCCGTAGGTTGCCGTGCAGTTCGGCCACGTTCTGCGACCCCGCTTCGAGGTGCAGCCCATCGACGTTCTGCGTGGCGAGGTGGAAGTGCCGCTTCGACTGCTCCAGTTCGGCGAGCGCGTGGTGGCCAGGGTTCGGCGCGACGGACCGGATGACATCGCCGCGGTGGGCGTACCACCCCTGCACGAGTTCGGGGTTGCGGAGGAAGGCGCGCACGTTGGCGAGCTCCTCGGGCTTGAACTTCTGCCACAGCCCGCCCGGGTCGCGGAAGGTCGGCACGCCGCTCTCGGCGGAGATACCCGCGCCGGTGAGCACCGCGACGTAGTCTGCGCGGGCTAGGCGTTCGACGAGCCGGTCGGAGAAAGGCATGGGGAACGTGGGAAGTTCGACGGGTGACGTTTGAAGTGGGTGGTGTTACGGAGCACCGGAACCAGGTGCGGCGGTGTTGCGGTGCGGCGGTGTCGCGGTGTCTGCTTCGGGGGCGATCTCGTCGTCTCCCTGGCTCTCCGTTTTCTCGCTGCTCTGTCTCTCCGCCGCTTCCTGCTGCTCGCGGGCAGCGATGCGGGCCTGGATCTCGTCCACGCCCTCCGTGGCGGCGGTGCGGTCGGCGGTGCGCGTGGGGGCGTCGGGCGCGGCGCGGGCAAATTTGGCGAGGTCGGCGCGGCGGAGGAGCACGCTGAGGCGCAGGCGTGTGGCGTCGTCCACATCGGGATGACCGTCGAGGGCGGCGAGGAGTTCGCGCGTGGTCTGCTCCTGTGCCGGGACGTCGAGGGCGCGCGTGAGGTAGGTCCGCACCGCGTTCGAGAGCGCGGCGTAGTAGGCCG includes:
- a CDS encoding IS1595 family transposase is translated as MALLPLAQFFARYGTNDACLDALREARWPSEVYEDRIPCKKCGAPTRHHLIATRRCYSCQTCGTQVRPTTATMFERSRIALTDWFYVLYLFARLSEPPSARQVAQEIGVSYPTALRMCRRIQERADEAQALADVLFEVAEVTE
- a CDS encoding T9SS type A sorting domain-containing protein, whose protein sequence is MLGLVGTPAAEAQIPFVEQVPSPFELGPFAETTTPVLADFDGDGDLNVIISFKYGPIVAYENTGTPEAPAFRAVADTTIIGSGTGFSDASSPVALGDLDGDGDLDGILSNQDGSLRYFENTGTPERPVPRERTGTANPLLNVTVPLSQIAFVDLDDDGDLDLAGASANYEGYGGDGFLSYYENTGSATVPAFAQRTGATNPFDGIRGSGLTLGDGDSDGDLDLVAAIDRDDSVDNVRGFLNVYRNVGTSTAPRFRQVPDARNPFADIEDNRPRPFLMDLDGDNDLDLALGTSLDGVRYFENVLPAPGAGLLGSAAIVAAVARPTVLRDGDGALLTWTHTGPNATYEVHRLFGTTGAFDLLGTVAATNGQELRFHTGPLGDGTVQLRLRRVENDGRSAYGPTAVAQTGIAGTHTLSAPYPNPTPGRAQFVLTAAEAQSVQARIYDLSGRHVADVFAGALEAGLPRRFVVGDGLGAGAYVLRVTGEHFQDAQRFTVVPR
- a CDS encoding alpha/beta fold hydrolase; the encoded protein is MRHVFALVLLALLAAVCTVPVEAQPMLKRQAQFGVWPAPVTQDMADELGLDAPTGVLIQQVMDGLTGAALGLEAGDVLLTMNGEPVPSPQALVAMVGTVREGDMVAVEVIRGGTPQTLTATAVPKPFETDGAAEVVYDAVPFQDGALRAIAKKPFGPDGQPQNGPFPTVYFVQGYPCSSIDFGSPQHPYAQLIDGLVDRGYAVFRVEKPGVGDSAGTSKCGAIGYDEELDAFAAAYDHLLAYDWVDLDNVFLLGHSMGGLQAPMLAAMDRFSPKGVAVYGTGMRPWRDYILDLTRTQGLLQGQGDPVQASANVRAWRPTINAFFDDQTPPTALATSETARAALTDGLGWNGDRDMIGRDFTFWQELAQHDATAAWASTDAYVLSLYGEVDIAALHDEDQRTLVRIVNHYRPDTAVFQVIPETNHPMLKVGTMEEYTALMKRGENPYQVASFNPAVTVAFADWLDATVAKPAL
- a CDS encoding VWA domain-containing protein produces the protein MTFAYPWLLLLLLAVPVLAWLGRRRTAAGLLFSETAAAEGVPPTLWARLAWLPGALLLGALALGIVALARPQERDVTREQYAEGIDIVLVLDVSTSMKADDFYPNRFQAAKAVAAEFIDGRLSDRIGLVVFAAQAYTQAPLTLDYGFLKQMLAEVRMGVIEDGTAIGTAIATGTARLRDADTPSKVMVLLTDGQNNRGEIDPGTAAEVAEALGVKIYAIGVGSETGGVVRQQTPFGGTRRVPALQVDEETLRAVAEKTGGRYFRARDAEALRQIYAEISELERTEIQERVYVDVDERYPLFLRPALFLLLLSVVLGTTRLLRVP
- a CDS encoding NAD-dependent deacylase yields the protein MPFSDRLVERLARADYVAVLTGAGISAESGVPTFRDPGGLWQKFKPEELANVRAFLRNPELVQGWYAHRGDVIRSVAPNPGHHALAELEQSKRHFHLATQNVDGLHLEAGSQNVAELHGNLRRIYCIDCETPASEHDLVVIEEGQTARCTACGGLLRPDVVWFGEMLPEQAFADAARAAMLADVYLSIGTSGAVYPAAGLPVEAKRNGAYVAEINIQPSEIAHALDETVIGKSGEVLPALLRAVRAMSD